The following coding sequences lie in one Streptomyces xiamenensis genomic window:
- a CDS encoding S8 family serine peptidase → MTPTRRALATTLALTAALATTPTTAQAADTPQHPWYFDTLRVEEMWEHSKGEGITIALIDSGVDSSLPELEGQVLEGTDLTGRAEGAHVDTDGHGTHMAALIAGTGDGNGIRGISPGVKILPVRIVESGDFAISGVARWVEGIQYAIDSEVDIINISGTREDIIGAAGPLSEMAEEAARQGILFFASVGNEGERANTVQPPASLDGVIGVGAVRSDGERSSYSTSGPHVALAAPGNGVPAYCGDLGGSLCLIEGGGTSAAAALASASAALIWSQHPDWTKNQVLRVMLNTAERSDDQRRDDYTGYGIVRPDRVIVDGEGDPGDPDSPPIFRDWEAGLVPPATPEPTPETTPDESAEPAPGPEAEAAATSDDGSPLPWILGGTTAVLLVALTGWLLLRRRA, encoded by the coding sequence ATGACCCCCACCCGCCGGGCCCTCGCCACCACCCTTGCCCTCACCGCAGCCTTGGCCACCACACCCACCACCGCACAAGCAGCCGACACCCCTCAACACCCCTGGTACTTCGACACCCTGCGAGTCGAAGAGATGTGGGAACACTCGAAGGGCGAAGGCATCACTATCGCCCTCATCGACAGTGGTGTCGACAGCTCGCTCCCCGAGCTGGAAGGCCAAGTCCTCGAAGGCACCGATCTCACTGGGCGTGCTGAAGGTGCACACGTGGACACCGACGGACACGGTACTCACATGGCAGCGCTCATCGCTGGAACGGGAGATGGAAACGGAATTCGAGGCATCTCTCCAGGTGTCAAAATTCTTCCTGTCCGCATCGTCGAAAGTGGCGATTTCGCCATCAGTGGTGTCGCTCGATGGGTAGAGGGAATTCAATACGCCATTGATTCGGAGGTGGACATCATCAACATCTCCGGCACACGGGAAGACATCATTGGCGCGGCGGGGCCACTGTCTGAAATGGCAGAAGAAGCGGCCAGGCAGGGCATACTTTTCTTCGCTTCTGTTGGTAACGAAGGGGAGAGGGCGAACACGGTTCAACCGCCGGCAAGCCTTGACGGTGTCATAGGTGTCGGCGCCGTACGGAGCGACGGTGAGAGGTCCTCCTACTCCACGTCCGGCCCGCACGTAGCCCTCGCGGCTCCTGGCAACGGTGTTCCCGCGTACTGCGGAGATCTGGGCGGCTCCCTCTGTCTGATCGAGGGTGGCGGGACGAGCGCAGCTGCCGCCTTGGCGTCGGCCTCTGCCGCGCTGATCTGGTCGCAGCACCCGGACTGGACGAAGAACCAGGTGTTGCGGGTGATGCTCAATACGGCCGAGCGGTCCGATGATCAGCGGCGGGATGACTACACGGGGTACGGCATCGTGCGGCCGGACCGGGTCATCGTCGATGGGGAGGGTGACCCCGGTGATCCCGACAGTCCGCCGATCTTCCGCGACTGGGAAGCGGGCCTTGTGCCGCCCGCCACGCCTGAGCCGACACCCGAAACGACGCCGGACGAGAGTGCCGAACCCGCCCCCGGACCCGAGGCGGAAGCCGCCGCCACTAGCGACGACGGCAGCCCCCTACCCTGGATCCTCGGCGGCACCACCGCCGTCCTGCTCGTCGCCCTGACCGGATGGTTGCTGCTCCGGCGGCGTGCCTGA
- a CDS encoding S8 family serine peptidase produces the protein MTPTRRALATTLALTAALATAPTAQAADTPQHPWYFDTLRVEEMWQHTTGEGITVAVIDSGVDPTLPELQGQVLDGTDLTAAQEGAHIDVSGHGTHMASLIAGTGKDAGIQGLAPGVSILPVRTLVDSINFSGDERFSEGITYAIESGAQIINISQSGSVSEEELAEATSLAARHDVLIFAGTGNTGESDNRVAAPASFPGVIAVGAVDRGSERVPYSSSGPQVSLAAPGNDVPGHCDGLAGSACIVNEGGTSSATALASASAALIWSQHPDWTKNQVLRVMLNTAERPDDQRRDDYTGYGIVRPDRVIVDGDGDPGDPDSPPIFRDWEAGLVPPATPEPTLETTPDDSTEPAPGLEAEAAATSDDSSPLPWILGGTAAVLFVAVTGWLLLRRRAA, from the coding sequence ATGACCCCCACCCGCCGGGCCCTCGCCACCACCCTTGCCCTCACCGCAGCCCTGGCCACCGCACCCACCGCCCAGGCAGCTGACACCCCCCAACACCCCTGGTACTTCGACACCCTCCGCGTCGAAGAAATGTGGCAACACACCACCGGCGAAGGCATCACCGTCGCCGTCATCGACAGCGGAGTCGACCCCACCCTCCCCGAACTCCAAGGCCAAGTCCTCGACGGCACGGACCTCACAGCAGCCCAGGAAGGAGCCCATATCGATGTTTCGGGCCATGGCACCCACATGGCATCGCTCATCGCCGGAACGGGAAAGGACGCGGGCATCCAGGGCCTTGCTCCAGGCGTCTCCATCCTGCCCGTACGAACCCTCGTCGACAGCATCAACTTCAGTGGCGATGAGCGTTTCAGCGAAGGAATTACGTACGCCATTGAATCTGGTGCGCAGATCATCAATATCTCTCAATCAGGATCCGTTTCGGAAGAGGAGCTAGCGGAGGCTACCTCGCTGGCCGCGCGCCACGATGTGCTCATCTTTGCAGGAACCGGAAATACTGGAGAATCGGATAATCGCGTGGCCGCGCCCGCCTCCTTCCCCGGAGTGATCGCTGTCGGGGCAGTGGACAGAGGCAGCGAGCGCGTTCCCTATTCTTCTTCCGGCCCGCAGGTATCACTCGCCGCCCCGGGAAACGATGTTCCAGGCCACTGTGACGGCCTTGCCGGTTCCGCCTGCATCGTCAATGAGGGCGGCACCAGTTCCGCCACCGCTCTCGCTTCCGCCTCCGCCGCGCTGATCTGGTCGCAGCACCCCGACTGGACGAAGAACCAGGTCCTGCGCGTGATGCTCAACACCGCCGAACGGCCGGATGATCAGCGGCGGGATGATTACACCGGCTATGGCATCGTCCGGCCCGACCGTGTCATCGTCGATGGGGATGGCGACCCCGGCGACCCCGACAGCCCGCCCATCTTTCGCGACTGGGAAGCGGGCCTTGTGCCGCCCGCCACGCCCGAGCCCACACTCGAAACGACGCCGGACGACAGCACCGAGCCCGCCCCCGGACTCGAGGCGGAAGCCGCCGCCACGAGTGACGACAGCAGCCCTCTGCCCTGGATTCTCGGTGGCACCGCCGCAGTTCTGTTCGTCGCCGTGACCGGATGGCTCCTGCTCCGGCGACGCGCCGCCTGA